The genomic window TATAGAGTTATTTTCAAAAGGTAATAAAGAACAAATTTATGCATTTTTAAGCACACAATTAGAAAAATTTTTTTACGAACAACTTCAACATCATAAGGAGTGAATCACAGTGGCAGTTTTAGCAAAAGAAAATATTGTACTAGGTGCAGATGTAAAAACGAAAGAACAAGCGATTCAATTAGCAGGACGTATTTTAGTTGAACGAGGGTACGTAGAGGAGTCTTATATCGACAAAATGTTTGAGAGAGAAGCATTAACTTCAACATATATGGGGAATTTTGTAGCGATTCCGCACGGTACGGAAGAAGCAAAAAAACTTGTGAAACAAGCCGGTTTATCAATTGTTCAAGTGCCGAACGGCGTTGATTTTGGAGGAGGAAATATCGTCAAAGTTTTAATCGGTATTGCAGGTAAAGATAATGAGCATTTAGAAATTCTTTCGAAAGTTGCAATTGTATGTTCAGAAGAAGAAAACATTCAAAAAATGATTGAAGCAACGACTGAAGATGAGATTTTAGCACTATTAAACGAGGTGGAGTAATATGTTAGCTGTCCATTTTGGAGCAGGAAATATAGGAAGAGGATTTATCGGAAGTTTATTATCTCAGTCAGGGTACGATGTTGTGTTTGTTGATGTAAACGATAAAGTTGTACAAGCGCTTCAACAAAGAGGGCAATATGAAGTGATCATCGCGGGAGAGACGACAGAAACACAAGTTGTTCGCCATGTATCAGCATTGCATAGTCAACATCAAAGAAATGAAATTATCGATCAAATTGCGCGTGCTGACTTAGTGACAACAGCTGTTGGACCAAATGTGTTACCGCTTATTTCACAGACAATTGCAGAAGGATTGCAAAAAAGAATAACGGTATGTTCTCAACCTGTACATGTTATTGCTTGTGAAAACATGATTGGTGGTAGTGAGTATTTAAAGAAATATGTATGGGAACATTTATCAGAACAAGAACAAGCATCTTTAAAAGATAAATGTGCATTTTTAAACTGTGCAGTCGATCGTATCGTCCCAAATCAAAGTCACGACGATCCGTTAACCGTTGTCGTTGAGCCGTTTTTTGAATGGGTCATTGAAACGAAAGAAGTGATTGGAGATATTCCACACATGATTGGAGCCCATTTTGTTGATGATTTACAACCATACATCGAAAGAAAATTGTTTACTGTGAATACAGGTCATGCGATCGTTGCTTATTTAGGATATCGTAAAAAATATGAGACGATCCATCAAGCGATGGCAGACGGTGATATTTTATCGGATGTGACAAACGCTTTACGTGAATCAGGGCGAGTACTTGTTCATCAATACGGTTGGAATGAAGCTGAACATCAAGCGTATATTGAAAAAATTGTTCAACGATTTGTCAATCCTTCCATGACAGATGAAGTAACACGAGTAGCTCGTTCGCCAATTCGTAAACTCGGACCAAACGATCGGCTCATTCGCCCAGCGATGAAATATTATGAATGCTTTGGAGAAGTTCCTACATCTTTAGCCAAAGGAATCGCGGCATTGTTGTTATTTGATTATGAAGGGGATGAAGAAGCAGTACAACTTCAACAAACGATAAAAGAAAGCGGAGTAGAAGGAGCACTTGAAACGTACGCGAAGCTCCCGTCTGATCATCCACTTGCGGTAGAAATCAAAAAACAAATGCTTTATATGTAGGGGGCCATCTTTATAGATGGCTCTTTTTACTTGGACTTCTTTTTCAAAAGAGTGCGAATGATTTCGGCAATAACTCCGATAACAACGCCAAACAATGAAATAGTGAGAAAAGAAATGATGCTTGTTATATCGCTCCAGCCATCGTGCAAATCGGTAACGGAAATGAACAAGACATAGCTCATTCCTATGAGGAAAAAAGTAAAGGATATAGTGATGAACGTTGTTTTGCCGAAAAAGCCACCTATTCCGATGATGCACGATAAAACAAAGGATATAATCGCAAAGCTAATAAATTGCTCCAAGTCTATTTGTATACTGAGCAATATACGAGATACGATCAGCGTACAAAGAAAGAGAAAAAACAAAAAAATGCTAACCATATACCATTGTTTTGATCGACTTCTCGGAATTTTAAACATCGCGGTCACCTCTTGATCATTTCCTTTATTATATCGCACCGTGAATTGGGCTGAACAGAAAAAAGAAGAAAATTGTCTTGTTGCTTATTGTTTTGTTTTAAAATAGAATGATAGAGTCAATTTTACGTCATAGGTGAATGTGATGAAACGATTATTTGCGATATATGTGACGCTCATCTCGCTGCTTGGATGTGCATTATTTTTATATACATGGCCGTTTTCGGACGTGAACGTACAAAACGAATGGTTTTTGTTATTGTTGTTTGCTGGGGCTGTAGCATTGCTAGATCGGTATTTAATATGTCTGCCACCTAGCGGTAATTCATTTACATTAGAATCATCCATTTATTTGTCTTTACTTTTTGTTTTTGGATTGAAATATACACTAACCGTCTTAATATTGGGGGGCTTTATTGTATATTTTACTCATCTTCGCAAAATGGCTTGGTGGAAACATGTATTTAATTTTTCCGTCTATACGATTATGATATGCAGCGCTTATTATGTTTACATTGTATTTGGAGGGATAGTTGGAGATATATCTTCCAGTTATTTGTTTGCTTATGTATTTTGTTTCCTTACCTACTTTATTTTAAATGCCATACTCATGTCTATATATTTTTCCCTTCATTCATCTGTAAATTTTATTGTTGTATTAATTAATACGGTAAAAGAGGTTGTATATATTTATGCTGTTACAATGATAGTATCTCTCATATTATCTATTTTGTTTTATTTTGATCCATTATTTGGTCTGTTTTTATATACATTTATTATGTTACTGCTTTCTTCAACTTTTCATCAGTATTCTCGACTATATGAGAAATTAGAAGACGATAAAGTATACATTGAGCAATTACTCAATTCATTGCCTGTTGGTTTGATCACAATCGATAATTCAAAGTCGAACAGTTTTATTAATAACTCTGCAACTACATTACTTGGTTTAGATAAGAAAGAAATTAAACAATTAGTTGAACAAGAAAGAAAAAGTGAGAAAAATTCTTATTTTTGGGGTATTATGACCCGTTGTGATCCGTTTCAACAAGTAAAAGTATCATATGAAAGAGATGGAAAGGAAAAAATATTTTTAGTGTCGCAATCGAATTTGCATAATTTATATGGTGAAATAATAGGTAGAACGATTTTCTTCCTCGACATCACTGAAATGGAACAGCTAACGAAGCGAATACATCAATCGGAAAAGTTGGCGTTAATGGGGGAAATGGCGGCAAAGGCAGCGCATGAAATTCGCAATCCGCTTGCGGTTATTCACGGTTTTTTAGCGTTTATGAACGAAAATTTACATGAACGCGATCGCGAACAATATCATATTCCACTTTTATTAAAAGAAATTGATCGCATCAACGCGATTGTGGAAGATATGCTTCTTATCGCAAAACCGAGCGCCCCCGTGATGAAAGAAGCGTATATAGAAACGATCGTTCAAGATGTTCTTTCTCTTTTTCAACAAACGTTAGAGGCGAAAAATATACGCGTGCACGTGCGCCTTGATCACGTGCCGTTACAGCTTGATTCAAAACAAATGATGCAAGTGTTATACAATTTGCTTCACAACAGCATCGAAGCGATGGAAGAAGGCGGAACGATTTGCATATATTCCGATGTCGATGAAACGTACAACATGTACATGTACGACTCTGGAAGCGGCATTCCGACACATATGCAGGAGACGATTTTTGAACCATTTATCACAACGAAGTCATCAGGGACCGGATTAGGATTAACGATCGTCAAACGAATTATTGAAAACCATGGCGGAACGATTGCGCTTCACGACAGCTCGGAACAAGGAACGACGTTTGTTATTAAGCTACCCATTCGACGGTAGAAAAAGAAAGAAAAAAAGGTGTCCGTTACGGGCACCTCTGCTACATATTTTTTATTTCCATATAGAAGGCAGTTAAAAATTTTTTTACGTTAATTCGGCATTTTGTTGCTTTTTCCCCAGCTTCTAACTCTTGCATGCGCAGGCGAATTTCTTCAAAATCAAACAGGCGTGGGGCGAAATGCTCAAATGTCGGGTTGGTGTAATCGGCTAACCCGAGTGACGATAAGTGTGTAAACGCTTGTAGCACCATACGGCGGATGCGCTGTTCCATCGCGCGTATTTCTTTTTGCACAAGTTGCTCTTCTTTATACACACGTCGCACTATTTGGGCATATAGCTCTTTCAATGGCGGCAAGTCGTGAATCGATCGCCCTTGTTGTTCTTGTTCCGAAAGCCAGCGCATAATGGCTAATAAATCGGCTGCCCCCGCTTCGCCAGCGATGCCTAAGACGAGAAGAAGCTGCCGTGCCTTTTGTTCGGTCGTCGCTTCATGGGTGGCGAGAGGTTGTTTCGTTTTTTCTAGCGTTTGCAATAGGCGGCGGATGGAGTCAAGCGATGAAGCGACAGAAAGGTAGTCGGCGACTCGTTTTAAAACCGAGACGACTTCGTAACGGTTAATCGGTTTATGGATATATGTATCGATGCCGTGAAGATACGCTTGCCCAATCATTTCTTTATTTTCTACTTGGGAAATCATGATAAATGGGCCGGTAAACCCTTGCGCCCGCAGCTTTTTCATCGTTTGAATGCCATCAAGCCCTGGCATAAGTAAATCGATAAGCACGACATCGACAGCATATAGCTGATCGATCGATACATCTAGCCCATCCTCAGCCTGTCCCACGACTTCTCCAAGTCCGCTTTCATGAATAATTTTTTCTAACATTTTTCTTACAACCGCATCATCTTCAATTAGAAAAAAGTGCATGGCATCCTCTCCTTATAATTGTTTGCTAGGAATGTGTATTTGAAATTGCGTTTGGCCATTTTCGTCGGTTGTTAATCGTATGTTTCCATTGAAACTATGAACAATTTCTTTCGCGTGCGTTAGCCCGATGCCAGTGGATGGGTTGCCGTTCTCATCGTATTTGGTTGTAAACCCAAGCTCAAACACCCAATCGCGCTCGTCTTCCGGTATTCCAGGACCGGAATCAGTGACGGTAAAGACGAGGTCGCTGCCATCAAGTTCAGCGCGAAGCTGAATCCACCCGGATAAGGGGATTGCCTCTACCGCATTGGCGACTAAATTATTTAAGACAGAAAGAAGGGCGTAGACGTACTTAGTCGATAAGTCGAGATCGCACGTGAATTGAAAAGCAATTTCTTTTTTTAACGATTCCGCGTATTTTTGATTCGCGCGAATGACCATACCGCAAAGCTCAGCAATCGACAGGCGCAAATCACGCTGTTCTTGGTTCATTAATTCTGACAGACCAGCTAAAATGCGCTGGGAGTCTTTTTTGACTTCGTGCACATGTTCCGCGATATAAAGCGCAGTGCGCGGTTCAACCCTTTTCCCGTCCATTAACGTTGTGTATAGCTCGTAGCTTTTGCGTGTAATGTCCTCCATATGGCTCATTGATTTGCGCAAATAAAATGCTTCTTCATAGAGGCTGGCGTTCATCATCACGAGCCGTTCGAGTTCTTGCCGCCGGGCTTCTCCTAACGTTTGCATTTGTTGAAGCATCAAAATGTTGTATAGTCCAACAACACAAAAGCTTCGCAAAATTCCGAACAAAAGAAGCATAAAAATCGTTTCATGCGTGACAGCAATCATTTCGCCCATTAGATGACGGACAAACAGTTCGATAATATTAGAGGCGAAATCAATGCTTGCCCCGAGCAACGCGACATGAATAGGCAATTCCATATAAGTGCGAATGCGGCATAGGTGAACAAAAAATGCAAAAGCGAGATAATAGCATGCAGCCGGAAGATGAGAAAGAAAATGATCGCTAAAAGATTCGTCGTTCATCAGTAGGTCGATGCTTGTCCGAAATAGAGAAATAAAAAGACCTGTGAGCACTCCTGTCCATATTACTGGCACGGTTCGAAACCAAATAAGCCCGAAAAAGAAAACGGCGCTTCCGAGCGAAAACCGAAACGAACTTCCAAACGGATTCACTTTCATTTCTCCGAAAAAAGCGGTTGCTATGATGAGAAGCAAGATTGGTAGTATCCGTTCGCGCATACATATCTCCTTTATCTTGGAAATAATAATCTCCATTTCCTATTATACAGGAAACGGAGATTCATTGTTACGTATGTTTATGCTCCAGTCTTCGCGAAACGAGCGAAAGGGAGTAGTTGACGACAAAGTACATGACGGCAACTAATAGGAAAATAGGAATGACATAGTTGACGTTTTGGCCGTTAATAATTTGGGCATGGTTCATTAATTCCGGCAAGGCGATGACGACAGCAAGCGATGTATCTTTCAAAAGCGAAATAAACTGCCCGACAATCGGAGGAACCATGCGGCGCAACGCTTGTGGCAAAACGATATGCCATAGCGTTTGTGTATAGGTGAGTCCCGATGACCGTGCGGCTTCGATTTGTCCTTTTTCAATTGAATTCAGCCCGCTCCGCACAATTTCTGATAGCATCGCTGATTCGAAAATGACGAGCGCTAAAATCGCAGCATAAAACTTATCAAGTTTGAATCCGACTTCAGGGAGCGCAAAGTACGTAAAGAAAATAATTAATAACAGCGGCAAGTTCCGAATCGTCTCCACCCCGACCGCAAGTACTGGAGAAAGAAAAGGAATACGGCTATACCGTAGCACGCCGATGATAATACCAATGAGAAAACTAAAGAAAATGGAGAGAAAGGCAACTTCAAGAGTAACAACAAATCCTTCCAATAAAAACTTCAAATGCGCAGGAGCATATGCACCGACAAAATCCATTTCTCACTCCACCTTTATCGACTTTTTGCTAGGCGGCGTTCTAATGCGCCAACGCCTAAACTTAATGGAATTGTTAAAAGTAAATAAAATAAGGCAACGAAAATATACACATCAAATGTGACAAACGTCTCTGACGAAATTAAGTCACCGAAATACATCAAATCAAGCCCAGCGATGACCCCGAGAACCGATGAGTTTTTAACGAGGTTAATAAATTGGTTGCCCATTGGCGGGATGACGATTTTTACTGCTTGTGGCAAAATCACATGCCACATCGCCTGCAAATACGTCAGTCCCGATGAGCGCGCAGCTTCCATTTGTCCTTTCGGAACGGCAAGAATGCCCGCGCGGATGACTTCGGCAATAAATGCCGCCGTGTAAACAGTTAACCCTAACGTGCCGGCAGTGAATGAATCAAAGCGAATGCCGATTGCAGGCAACCCGACAAAAAAGACGAATACAATTAAAATGAGCGGGATGTTGCGAATAAATTCGACATAGGCAGCGCCAATCCAGTTTAATGGGCGAATGGGTGCGATGCGAAAAACGGCCATTACCGTTCCGATCGCTAAACTGCCGATTAACGCAAGGACACTCGCCTTTAATGTATTGGCAAACCCTTGCATATACATATCCCAATGTTCGATAAGAATCGAATAGTCAAGCACCTTGTAGCCTCCTTTCCAAATGAACAAGAGATGAGCGGATATATTTCCGCTCATCGTCTTTTCATTATTGTTTTGGCTTTTCGCCAATCCATTTTTCGTAAATTTTATCGTATTCGCCGTTTGCTTTAATTTCTTTTAAGTATTCGTTAATGACGTCTAATAATTCTTTATCGCCTTTGCGAACCGCAATTCCATACGGCTCTTCCGAGAACGTTTCATCAACGACGCGGAAGTTTGGATCTTGTTTTGCCATTCCAAACAACAACGCATTGTCTGTCGTGAGCGCATCGCCTTGTCCTGCTTTTAGCGCTGTAAACGCTTCGGCGTAGTTTTCAAATTCTAGCACAGTTGCTTCTGGCGCTTTTGCCCGAATGTTTTGTGCGGAAGTAGAGCCTTTTGCCGTTAATACCGTCACGCCTTTTTTGTTTACATCAGCAATCCCGTTAATGTTGCTGTCTTTTTTGACGAGTAGCGATTGGCCCGCCATGAAATAGACGTCGGAGAAGTCAACTTCTTTTTTCCGCTCTTCGGTAATCGTCATTGTCGCGATAATCGCGTCAATTTCGCCGTTGTTTAGCATCGGAATGCGCGTTTTGGATGTTACTTCTTTTAGCTCAATTTTGTTTTCATCGCCGAGAATTTTTTTCGCTAATCCTTTCGCAATATCAATGTCAAAGCCTTCTACTTCGCCCGTTTGCGGATTTTTTAAGCCGAAAAGGTTGAGGTCGTATTTGACGCCGACGACTAATTTTCCGCGTTCCTTAATTTTGTCCAACGTGGTTTCTGCTGCTTTTTCTTCTGATTTGTTGCTATTTTTGTTTTCTGTTGTTGTTTCGCTGCTGCAGCCGACTAAGGCAGTGGCGCTGAGCATGGCGACAAGCCCAAGCCCAATCATTTTTTTCCAAACGGTTTTGAACATGAAAAATTTCCCCCTTATATTAATGATTTAAAATCCGGCTGAGAAACAGGCGCGCCCGTTCTTCGCGCGGATTGGCAAAAAACTGTTCTGGTGGTGCTTCTTCCAAAATTCTCCCTTGGTCCATAAAGACGATGCGATCAGCGACTTCCCGAGCAAATCCCATTTCGTGGGTGACGACAACCATCGTCATTCCTTCTCTTGCAAGCGTTTTCATGACATCGAGCACCTCGCCAATCGTTTCTGGGTCAAGCGCGGAAGTCGGTTCGTCAAACAGCATAATTTTCGGTTTCATCGCTAGTCCTCTAGCGATAGCGACGCGCTGCTGTTGGCCTCCGGAAAGCGCTGTCGGGTAGGCGTTCGCCTTATCAGGAATACCAACTTTTTCCAAATAATACATGGCTGTTTCTTTTGCTTCTTGTTCTGGCACGCCGAGCACTTTCATCGGTGCCAATGTAATATTTTGCAAGACGGTTTTGTGTGGATATAAGTTAAAATGTTGAAAAACCATGCCGATATTGCGGCGCAGTTTGTTAATATCGGTGTTTTTATCGTTTACTTTCACGCCATCGACAATCAGTTCGCCGCTTGTAATTGTTTCTAGGCGGTTAATGCAGCGAACTAACGTACTTTTTCCAGAACCGGACGGCCCGATAATCACGACGACTTCACCTTGTTGGATAGTGAGATTAATATCTTTTAAGACGTGAAAGTCTCCGTAATGTTTATTCACTTGATGAAAATAGATCAATATGTCCCCTCCTTCCTATTTTTCAACTATTTTTTCTTTTCTGAATTAAATGTAAAATAAACCTACGGAAATCTACAAAAAACAACAAGAAAACAGCAAAAAAATTTTTTCGTGAGGGTAATTTTTTATGATAATATGAAAATGATAATTTTTATCATCACGAAGAGAGGATTGCACCATAACAAAAATGGGTCTTCACCATTTTCTGTGATTTCTACTCAATCCTAGAAACATGTTAGCTGGATGAAATAGGTTCATCAGTCAGGATCCTTCTTCCGCATACAGACCACGAAGTTGGTAGAATGGAAACAGTCAAGTGCTTTCCTTGACGGGTTCCATTCTACCAACTATCATACCGATAGCGGAAGAAGGGAGCGCTTAAGCAGCCTGACTACCTGTAGTGTTCCCTGTACACTCCAGAAATACACGCAAACGAAACCGTTCTAGATTTCGATAGCCATATGCCCGGCGTTTGATGTTTTTGATCTTGTGATTCGTCCCCTCGATCCGGGCATTGGTATATGGGCACAAAAAGTAGGAAAGAATAGGCTCCTTCCACCTTTCAAGCGTGTTGGCTGCTTCCTGAAAAGAAGCAAAAGGGCTCTGTTTGGCTAACTGAATCCATTCTTCCAAGCGTTCCTTTGCTTCGTTATATCCATCGGTTCGGTAAAAATCCCGAAACAACTCTTTCAGATAATAAGCAATGGAAAGTGCCGGATACTCCTCCAAGATATCGTCTAATCGAAGCCGTTGGTCCTTACGAAGCTTTTCACAGCCTTTTAAGAGAAGATATCGAGCCTTTTTCAATGGAGAACATTCCTTTCTTGCTTGATCCAAGGCTTGTGTCACTTTTTGAACCACATGGTACTTATCGATGACAATCGAAGCAGATGGAAACAGGGCACGAACCGCCTTATGATAAGGTTCCCACATGTCAAGAATCACCGTTTGGACCATTTCTTTCGACAGGACATTTTGACTCAACAAGTGGATGGCGGAGTTACATTGGCGATCGGCATGCATTCCCATGACCGATCCGGCTTTGGCATCCATCAATACGGTTTCATACTGATGTCCCTTTTTTACCGCGATTTCATCTAAGCTCAGCACCATCTCTTCTTGAGAAGATGCTTCGATCGCTGTTTGACGCTCTTTTGCTTTTTTCGATGCGATGGAGTAATAGATGCGTTCCAATGTCGTATATGGGATGCGGTGCTTTCGGCTAACCTCTTGAATGGTGGAGCCTTCACAAAGTTCATACAAGTACTCACAAAATCGATTGGTGTAGTGTTGATTGGGTTGAATCGATTCCAAAGAGGCGGAAAACACTTGGGAACAATTCCAGCACCGATAGCGCTTTACCTTTACGAACAAGTACACCGGTTGATGGAAAATCGCCAAATCCCGTACTTTTCTTGTCCGTCTGTCGTGGACAGAGGAAGTGGCAAAACCACAATGAGGGCAACGTTCCTGTGTCTCTGTTTTCTCTACATGAATCGCATAACCATAGGAAAGAAGTTCTTGTTTAATCACTTTAAATTCTGGCAATCCTAGTGGTATAGAAAGCACTTACGAGACCTCCTTAATGTTTATTTCACCGCTAACATTATTGCCAGGATCTCGTCAGTGCTTTCTCTTTTTTGTCACTAAATCACAAAATTTGGTGATGAACCACAAAAATTTGCTTTTATAAGGAACAGAAATATGAAACAAAAAATTATATAAATTTTTGCAGCGGACGTATAAAAATAGCGAAACGAAAAGGTTGTTTAGGGAAATGAAAAACGATTGTTTGTACTCATCGATGGAGACATGGTGAAAGGCAATACAGTTGATGAGTTGTTTTTTGAAGCAACCCATCGCCTAATGAAAGACTGGTTGGAACTTCTTGGGAAATAGGAGGATTTGGTTCGATGTTGGCAGTGATGTTATTCATTTTAGCAGGGCTTGCAGAAATTGGCGGCGGCTATTTAATCTGGCTTTCGTTGCGCGAATCAAAGCCGGCTTGGTACGGATTAGTTGGGGGAGTGATTTTGATCGTTTACGGCATCATTCCGACGTTGCAGCAGTTTCCGTCATTTGGGCGGATTTATGCGGCATACGGTGGCGTGTTTGTCGTTTTATCTGTTTTATGGGGATGGGGAATTGATCGAAAAACTCCTGATCTTTATGACTGGATCGGCTCAGCCGTATGCTTGCTTGGTGTGCTGATTATCTTATGGGGGCCGAGGAACTAAAGGAGCCAAATGGTTTATTGGCTCTTTTTTATTTTCACTTAATTTTCATTGAAAGACTGTATGATGGGACCAGTGAATTAGAAGAGAAAATTTTATAAATGGAGGAAGAAAAATGAAAGAGAAAAAGATGGACTGGTGGCTCATAGCCATCATCGCATTGGCTTCGTTTTTGTATTTTTACAACATTGGCAACGCTGGTTCGAACGAATATTATACGG from Anoxybacillus gonensis includes these protein-coding regions:
- a CDS encoding sensor histidine kinase; this encodes MRERILPILLLIIATAFFGEMKVNPFGSSFRFSLGSAVFFFGLIWFRTVPVIWTGVLTGLFISLFRTSIDLLMNDESFSDHFLSHLPAACYYLAFAFFVHLCRIRTYMELPIHVALLGASIDFASNIIELFVRHLMGEMIAVTHETIFMLLLFGILRSFCVVGLYNILMLQQMQTLGEARRQELERLVMMNASLYEEAFYLRKSMSHMEDITRKSYELYTTLMDGKRVEPRTALYIAEHVHEVKKDSQRILAGLSELMNQEQRDLRLSIAELCGMVIRANQKYAESLKKEIAFQFTCDLDLSTKYVYALLSVLNNLVANAVEAIPLSGWIQLRAELDGSDLVFTVTDSGPGIPEDERDWVFELGFTTKYDENGNPSTGIGLTHAKEIVHSFNGNIRLTTDENGQTQFQIHIPSKQL
- a CDS encoding PTS sugar transporter subunit IIA — protein: MTVAVLAKENIVLGADVKTKEQAIQLAGRILVERGYVEESYIDKMFEREALTSTYMGNFVAIPHGTEEAKKLVKQAGLSIVQVPNGVDFGGGNIVKVLIGIAGKDNEHLEILSKVAIVCSEEENIQKMIEATTEDEILALLNEVE
- a CDS encoding mannitol-1-phosphate 5-dehydrogenase; amino-acid sequence: MLAVHFGAGNIGRGFIGSLLSQSGYDVVFVDVNDKVVQALQQRGQYEVIIAGETTETQVVRHVSALHSQHQRNEIIDQIARADLVTTAVGPNVLPLISQTIAEGLQKRITVCSQPVHVIACENMIGGSEYLKKYVWEHLSEQEQASLKDKCAFLNCAVDRIVPNQSHDDPLTVVVEPFFEWVIETKEVIGDIPHMIGAHFVDDLQPYIERKLFTVNTGHAIVAYLGYRKKYETIHQAMADGDILSDVTNALRESGRVLVHQYGWNEAEHQAYIEKIVQRFVNPSMTDEVTRVARSPIRKLGPNDRLIRPAMKYYECFGEVPTSLAKGIAALLLFDYEGDEEAVQLQQTIKESGVEGALETYAKLPSDHPLAVEIKKQMLYM
- a CDS encoding response regulator; translation: MHFFLIEDDAVVRKMLEKIIHESGLGEVVGQAEDGLDVSIDQLYAVDVVLIDLLMPGLDGIQTMKKLRAQGFTGPFIMISQVENKEMIGQAYLHGIDTYIHKPINRYEVVSVLKRVADYLSVASSLDSIRRLLQTLEKTKQPLATHEATTEQKARQLLLVLGIAGEAGAADLLAIMRWLSEQEQQGRSIHDLPPLKELYAQIVRRVYKEEQLVQKEIRAMEQRIRRMVLQAFTHLSSLGLADYTNPTFEHFAPRLFDFEEIRLRMQELEAGEKATKCRINVKKFLTAFYMEIKNM
- a CDS encoding ISL3 family transposase; translated protein: MLSIPLGLPEFKVIKQELLSYGYAIHVEKTETQERCPHCGFATSSVHDRRTRKVRDLAIFHQPVYLFVKVKRYRCWNCSQVFSASLESIQPNQHYTNRFCEYLYELCEGSTIQEVSRKHRIPYTTLERIYYSIASKKAKERQTAIEASSQEEMVLSLDEIAVKKGHQYETVLMDAKAGSVMGMHADRQCNSAIHLLSQNVLSKEMVQTVILDMWEPYHKAVRALFPSASIVIDKYHVVQKVTQALDQARKECSPLKKARYLLLKGCEKLRKDQRLRLDDILEEYPALSIAYYLKELFRDFYRTDGYNEAKERLEEWIQLAKQSPFASFQEAANTLERWKEPILSYFLCPYTNARIEGTNHKIKNIKRRAYGYRNLERFRLRVFLECTGNTTGSQAA
- a CDS encoding YnfA family protein; the protein is MLAVMLFILAGLAEIGGGYLIWLSLRESKPAWYGLVGGVILIVYGIIPTLQQFPSFGRIYAAYGGVFVVLSVLWGWGIDRKTPDLYDWIGSAVCLLGVLIILWGPRN
- a CDS encoding two-component system sensor histidine kinase NtrB, which gives rise to MKRLFAIYVTLISLLGCALFLYTWPFSDVNVQNEWFLLLLFAGAVALLDRYLICLPPSGNSFTLESSIYLSLLFVFGLKYTLTVLILGGFIVYFTHLRKMAWWKHVFNFSVYTIMICSAYYVYIVFGGIVGDISSSYLFAYVFCFLTYFILNAILMSIYFSLHSSVNFIVVLINTVKEVVYIYAVTMIVSLILSILFYFDPLFGLFLYTFIMLLLSSTFHQYSRLYEKLEDDKVYIEQLLNSLPVGLITIDNSKSNSFINNSATTLLGLDKKEIKQLVEQERKSEKNSYFWGIMTRCDPFQQVKVSYERDGKEKIFLVSQSNLHNLYGEIIGRTIFFLDITEMEQLTKRIHQSEKLALMGEMAAKAAHEIRNPLAVIHGFLAFMNENLHERDREQYHIPLLLKEIDRINAIVEDMLLIAKPSAPVMKEAYIETIVQDVLSLFQQTLEAKNIRVHVRLDHVPLQLDSKQMMQVLYNLLHNSIEAMEEGGTICIYSDVDETYNMYMYDSGSGIPTHMQETIFEPFITTKSSGTGLGLTIVKRIIENHGGTIALHDSSEQGTTFVIKLPIRR
- a CDS encoding glutamate ABC transporter substrate-binding protein, coding for MFKTVWKKMIGLGLVAMLSATALVGCSSETTTENKNSNKSEEKAAETTLDKIKERGKLVVGVKYDLNLFGLKNPQTGEVEGFDIDIAKGLAKKILGDENKIELKEVTSKTRIPMLNNGEIDAIIATMTITEERKKEVDFSDVYFMAGQSLLVKKDSNINGIADVNKKGVTVLTAKGSTSAQNIRAKAPEATVLEFENYAEAFTALKAGQGDALTTDNALLFGMAKQDPNFRVVDETFSEEPYGIAVRKGDKELLDVINEYLKEIKANGEYDKIYEKWIGEKPKQ
- a CDS encoding amino acid ABC transporter permease, which encodes MLDYSILIEHWDMYMQGFANTLKASVLALIGSLAIGTVMAVFRIAPIRPLNWIGAAYVEFIRNIPLILIVFVFFVGLPAIGIRFDSFTAGTLGLTVYTAAFIAEVIRAGILAVPKGQMEAARSSGLTYLQAMWHVILPQAVKIVIPPMGNQFINLVKNSSVLGVIAGLDLMYFGDLISSETFVTFDVYIFVALFYLLLTIPLSLGVGALERRLAKSR
- a CDS encoding amino acid ABC transporter permease is translated as MDFVGAYAPAHLKFLLEGFVVTLEVAFLSIFFSFLIGIIIGVLRYSRIPFLSPVLAVGVETIRNLPLLLIIFFTYFALPEVGFKLDKFYAAILALVIFESAMLSEIVRSGLNSIEKGQIEAARSSGLTYTQTLWHIVLPQALRRMVPPIVGQFISLLKDTSLAVVIALPELMNHAQIINGQNVNYVIPIFLLVAVMYFVVNYSLSLVSRRLEHKHT
- a CDS encoding amino acid ABC transporter ATP-binding protein, whose product is MIYFHQVNKHYGDFHVLKDINLTIQQGEVVVIIGPSGSGKSTLVRCINRLETITSGELIVDGVKVNDKNTDINKLRRNIGMVFQHFNLYPHKTVLQNITLAPMKVLGVPEQEAKETAMYYLEKVGIPDKANAYPTALSGGQQQRVAIARGLAMKPKIMLFDEPTSALDPETIGEVLDVMKTLAREGMTMVVVTHEMGFAREVADRIVFMDQGRILEEAPPEQFFANPREERARLFLSRILNH